In Brienomyrus brachyistius isolate T26 chromosome 19, BBRACH_0.4, whole genome shotgun sequence, one DNA window encodes the following:
- the LOC125714621 gene encoding trace amine-associated receptor 1-like, which produces MNFSNSSKDISNVYIERGYCYDSVSGSCKKNLQAFSFQFSMFVFMSFAVLVTVTGNVLVITSIAHFKQLHTTTNCLILSLAVCDFLMGAFVMPCSALRSVYGCWYLGDFVCKLHTSTDIMLSTSSIFHLSFISVDRYFAVCTPLLYRSIVNSVTALLMIITSWVFPAIFAYGMIFSNLNLKGSEHFFETQVQCVGGCTMFFSPASAAFSTIFSFFLPGLIMLGIYLKIYMVARRQARSIKDLTRQIKVEDGSAVSGKQERKKAKTLAVVVGVFLICWTPFFLCNITDPFIGYSIPPTLTDALFWFGYMNSGFNPFIYAFFYSWFRKALSIILSGRIFYRDSCRIKLYSE; this is translated from the coding sequence ATGAACTTCTCAAATAGCTCAAAGGACATCAGTAATGTATATATAGAAAGAGGGTACTGCTATGACTCTGTGAGCGGATCATGCAAGAAAAATCTCCAAGCTTTCAGCTTTCAGTTTTCCATGTTTGTTTTCATGAGCTTTGCTGTACTGGTCACAGTAACCGGGAATGTTTTGGTTATAACATCTATAGCGCATTTTAAACAGCTGCACACCACCACAAACTGCCTCATTCTCTCACTGGCAGTTTGCGACTTCTTGATGGGGGCATTCGTCATGCCGTGCAGTGCGTTGCGGTCTGTCTACGGCTGCTGGTACCTGGGAGACTTTGTGTGCAAGCTCCACACCAGCACGGACATCATGCTCAGCACCTCCTCCATCTTCCACCTCTCCTTCATCTCTGTAGATCGTTACTTTGCTGTCTGCACCCCACTTCTGTACCGCTCCATAGTCAACTCTGTCACTGCTCTGCTGATGATCATAACCAGCTGGGTCTTCCCGGCCATCTTCGCCTATGGGATGATCTTCTCAAACCTCAACCTGAAAGGCAGTGAGCACTTCTTTGAGACACAGGTGCAGTGTGTTGGAGGATGCACAATGTTTTTCAGTCCAGCATCAGCTGCATTCTCTACTATTTTCTCATTTTTCCTCCCTGGCCTCATCATGTTGGGCATTTATCTTAAGATCTACATGGTAGCAAGACGTCAGGCCAGATCAATTAAAGATCTGACACGGCAGATTAAGGTGGAGGATGGGTCTGCAGTCTCTGGGaaacaagaaagaaaaaaggCAAAAACCCTGGCAGTGGTGGTGGGAGTTTTCCTCATCTGCTGGACCCCTTTTTTCCTCTGTAATATTACGGACCCCTTCATTGGCTATTCCATCCCACCCACACTGACTGATGCCTTGTTTTGGTTTGGTTATATGAACTCGGGCTTCAATCCTTTCATCTATGCTTTCTTTTACTCTTGGTTCAGGAAAGCTTTGAGCATAATTCTCAGTGGTAGAATCTTTTATAGAGATTCTTGTCGAATTAAACTGTATTCCGAATGA